A region of Anopheles merus strain MAF chromosome 2R, AmerM5.1, whole genome shotgun sequence DNA encodes the following proteins:
- the LOC121588505 gene encoding uncharacterized protein LOC121588505, giving the protein MTVSSVKHPNVLPQPAAASSARVTAAYDYNGTGSSGGIGGGIGASGGSLTHGGVGSGSHRSGGLGSGRISPHSPANTSSAFGRMRPSTKRCLFDIRPDPIETKRVCDDHAKAERQRTINRYGFDPYSGRGLTTSSSSSSSGSSSVSSNRHHHQ; this is encoded by the coding sequence ATGACCGTCTCCAGCGTAAAGCACCCGAACGTGTTGCCACAGCCGGCCGCCGCATCGTCCGCCCGCGTTACGGCCGCCTACGACTACAACGGCACCGGCTCGAGCGGCGGTATCGGCGGTGGTATCGGCGCGTCCGGCGGCAGCCTCACGCACGGCGGTGTGggcagcggcagccacagATCGGGCGGTCTCGGCAGTGGCCGCATCAGTCCCCACTCGCCCGCCAACACGTCCTCCGCCTTCGGCAGGATGCGGCCGTCGACCAAGCGCTGCCTGTTCGACATCCGGCCCGATCCGATCGAGACGAAGCGGGTGTGCGACGATCACGCCAAGGCGGAACGGCAGCGCACCATCAACCGGTACGGGTTCGATCCGTACTCGGGCCGCGGGCTTACcacctcctcgtcctcctcgtcctccggCAGCAGCTCCGTGTCGTCCAatcgccaccatcaccagTGA